Proteins from one Ketobacter alkanivorans genomic window:
- a CDS encoding UDP-N-acetylmuramoyl-tripeptide--D-alanyl-D-alanine ligase — protein sequence MFLSCLAEVIGAELVGDDAQFSQVSTDSRSICPGDFFVALQGENFDGHQYLEKAANAGAIGALVSVQSDLNIPQIVVADTRIGLGRLSQAWLDQFSPRKVAITGSCGKTTVKEMVASILSQVAPTLSTKGNFNNDIGVPLTLCRLKQEHKFAVIEMGANHVGEIGYVADLVKPHVALVNNVGTAHLEGFGSIENIARAKAEIYKSLAPNGVAVVNLDDDFAEFFMGQTKHCQRLTFSVDNPAADVRLLSASVNHSGQYRFDVAVQSDVVAFDLPLIGFHNVTNALAAIAMTHALGCTAEQMAAGLAVLRAVPGRLRLVGELADLCVIDDTYNANPESMRSAIDVLASMENDTCLVLGAMAELGSDSDALHREVGAYAAQRGIKTIYGVGDQAALYKDGYLASSGAGAFVVADDHQALAEALLADQRNKTILIKGSRSSAMEKVIEHMIQCQEPKGSTN from the coding sequence ATGTTTCTTTCCTGTCTGGCGGAGGTCATCGGTGCGGAGTTAGTGGGAGATGACGCACAGTTTAGTCAAGTGTCCACCGATTCTCGCTCAATCTGTCCGGGTGATTTTTTCGTTGCGCTGCAAGGTGAGAACTTTGACGGCCATCAGTACCTTGAAAAAGCAGCCAACGCCGGTGCTATAGGCGCTTTGGTTTCAGTACAAAGTGATTTAAATATCCCGCAAATTGTCGTGGCAGATACAAGGATCGGCCTGGGCAGATTGTCGCAAGCATGGTTGGATCAGTTCTCGCCACGCAAGGTTGCGATAACCGGTAGCTGCGGAAAAACAACAGTAAAAGAAATGGTGGCATCTATATTGTCGCAAGTGGCCCCGACATTATCCACCAAAGGTAATTTTAATAACGATATAGGCGTTCCTCTCACCTTATGTCGTCTGAAGCAAGAGCACAAATTTGCTGTGATTGAAATGGGAGCCAATCATGTTGGTGAGATCGGTTATGTTGCTGATTTGGTGAAGCCTCATGTTGCGTTAGTTAATAATGTTGGCACTGCGCACCTGGAAGGTTTTGGCTCAATAGAAAATATCGCTAGAGCCAAAGCTGAGATCTACAAATCGCTGGCTCCAAATGGGGTTGCGGTAGTGAATCTTGATGATGATTTTGCTGAGTTCTTCATGGGCCAGACAAAGCATTGCCAGCGTTTGACTTTCTCCGTTGATAATCCAGCAGCAGATGTTCGTTTGCTTTCTGCTTCGGTAAATCATTCAGGCCAGTATCGGTTTGATGTGGCTGTTCAGAGTGATGTGGTTGCATTTGATCTTCCGCTAATCGGATTTCATAACGTAACTAATGCGCTGGCGGCAATTGCAATGACTCATGCCTTGGGTTGTACGGCTGAGCAGATGGCCGCTGGCTTGGCAGTGTTAAGAGCGGTTCCAGGCCGTTTGCGGTTGGTTGGCGAGCTTGCTGATCTGTGCGTAATTGATGATACCTATAATGCCAATCCTGAATCCATGCGCTCTGCAATTGATGTCCTCGCCAGTATGGAAAATGATACCTGTCTGGTGCTGGGGGCTATGGCAGAGCTGGGATCTGATTCCGATGCTTTGCATCGAGAAGTGGGAGCCTACGCAGCGCAACGTGGTATCAAAACAATATATGGAGTGGGCGACCAAGCGGCGCTGTATAAAGATGGTTATCTGGCAAGCTCTGGAGCCGGCGCATTTGTGGTGGCAGATGATCATCAGGCCTTAGCAGAAGCTTTGCTTGCAGATCAACGAAATAAAACAATTCTGATTAAGGGCTCGAGAAGCTCTGCTATGGAAAAGGTAATTGAACACATGATCCAATGTCAGGAACCCAAGGGGAGTACTAACTGA
- the mraY gene encoding phospho-N-acetylmuramoyl-pentapeptide-transferase, giving the protein MLLLLAEYLQQYASVFNVFQYLTFRGILGVLTALSIAFIVGPRMIERLSYHQIGQSVRSDGPQSHLSKAGTPTMGGALILVAIFVSTLLWSDLNNRYVWVVLGVTLVFGAVGWVDDYRKVVQRNSKGLPARWKYFWQSVGGLGAALFLYFTVPECVESDAMNCSVMETKLLVPFFKNVALDMGWFYIVLTYFVIVGTSNAVNLTDGLDGLAIMPTVLVGGALGVFAYVSGHSGFSGYLGFPYIKGAGEMIVVCGSLVGAGLGFLWFNTYPAQVFMGDVGALALGAILGVIAVITRQEIVLFIMGGVFVMETVSVILQVASYKLTGRRIFRMAPIHHHFELKGWAEPKVIVRFWIITVILVLIGLSTLKLR; this is encoded by the coding sequence ATGCTGCTCTTGTTGGCTGAATATTTACAGCAGTATGCGTCCGTTTTTAACGTTTTTCAGTATCTGACGTTTCGTGGGATTCTTGGCGTTTTAACAGCTCTTTCCATTGCATTTATTGTTGGGCCGAGGATGATTGAGCGGCTGAGCTATCATCAGATCGGTCAATCTGTTCGCAGTGATGGGCCTCAGAGCCACCTCAGCAAGGCAGGCACACCTACGATGGGTGGGGCTTTGATTCTAGTTGCTATTTTTGTCAGTACTTTGCTGTGGTCAGATCTCAACAATCGTTATGTGTGGGTTGTATTGGGAGTGACCTTGGTGTTTGGCGCAGTAGGTTGGGTGGATGATTATCGCAAAGTAGTGCAGCGAAACTCTAAAGGGTTGCCAGCCAGGTGGAAATACTTCTGGCAGTCTGTTGGAGGATTGGGTGCGGCACTTTTTTTATATTTTACGGTGCCAGAGTGCGTTGAATCAGACGCTATGAATTGTAGTGTTATGGAAACCAAGCTACTGGTTCCATTCTTTAAGAATGTTGCACTGGATATGGGCTGGTTCTATATCGTGCTTACTTATTTTGTCATTGTTGGTACTTCCAATGCAGTCAATCTCACAGACGGCTTGGATGGGTTGGCAATTATGCCCACAGTGTTGGTAGGTGGTGCCTTGGGTGTGTTTGCCTATGTAAGTGGGCATTCGGGCTTCTCTGGATATCTGGGATTTCCCTATATAAAGGGTGCTGGTGAAATGATCGTGGTATGCGGGTCATTGGTCGGCGCGGGTTTGGGGTTCTTGTGGTTTAACACCTATCCGGCACAGGTATTTATGGGTGATGTTGGAGCATTGGCGTTGGGCGCTATTTTGGGAGTGATTGCTGTCATTACCCGACAAGAGATCGTACTGTTTATCATGGGCGGTGTGTTCGTGATGGAAACAGTGTCAGTGATTCTTCAAGTGGCGTCATACAAGCTGACGGGGCGACGTATATTCAGAATGGCACCTATTCACCATCATTTTGAATTAAAAGGTTGGGCAGAACCAAAAGTCATTGTCCGATTTTGGATTATTACAGTCATTTTGGTGTTGATCGGACTATCGACACTGAAGTTGCGATAG
- the murD gene encoding UDP-N-acetylmuramoyl-L-alanine--D-glutamate ligase: MAKLKAKHVVIGLGKSGLSCVRFLKRLGCDVVVIDTRTQPPGKDQLKCEFSDVELYTGELDQFDLTKAQELVISPGISIRTPAIAKAIAAGVPYSGDVELFAKSVDAPVIAITGSNGKSTVVTMVGKALEALGYSVCVAGNIGVPVLDVLTEVENVDVWVLELSSFQLETTHSLRSKIAVNLNVTEDHMDRYDSLDDYAMAKQRIYEGCEAAVYWLKDHRSKPIQGVRTLLPFGGDTKAHGRFYVSEDDSAVMDGQRRVVGVDELHIKGAHNLLNVAACLTIVAEFSKQDYRNALVAIRAFPGLPHRCQWVGSVSGASWFNDSKGTNVGSTVAAIKGLSDGAKGRLMLIAGGDAKGADFTELKSALEGRVTKAVLFGRDAKILADALQGVAALSIVETMQQAVEMLKGEVKDGDVVLFSPACASFDQFKNYEDRGRQFVAAVCAEEGA, encoded by the coding sequence GTGGCGAAATTGAAAGCAAAGCATGTAGTGATTGGCCTGGGCAAGTCCGGGCTTTCCTGCGTGCGTTTTCTAAAGCGTCTGGGCTGCGACGTCGTTGTAATAGATACGCGCACACAGCCTCCAGGTAAAGACCAGCTGAAGTGCGAGTTTTCAGATGTGGAGTTATACACCGGAGAACTTGATCAGTTTGATCTGACCAAGGCGCAGGAGCTAGTAATCAGTCCGGGCATATCCATTAGGACACCTGCCATAGCTAAAGCAATTGCCGCTGGTGTCCCATATTCTGGTGATGTGGAGTTGTTTGCTAAGTCGGTGGATGCGCCTGTTATTGCGATTACCGGCTCCAACGGAAAAAGCACAGTAGTGACGATGGTTGGCAAGGCGCTGGAAGCTCTTGGTTACAGCGTCTGTGTTGCTGGCAATATCGGTGTGCCTGTTCTGGATGTCCTGACTGAAGTTGAGAACGTTGATGTCTGGGTGTTGGAGTTGTCGAGTTTCCAGCTGGAGACTACTCATAGTTTGCGTTCGAAAATTGCGGTCAATCTGAATGTCACTGAAGACCATATGGATCGTTACGATTCGTTGGACGATTATGCGATGGCCAAACAGCGAATATATGAGGGTTGTGAGGCTGCGGTCTATTGGTTGAAGGATCATCGATCCAAACCAATTCAAGGTGTGCGTACTTTGCTGCCATTTGGTGGCGATACGAAAGCCCACGGGCGATTTTATGTGAGCGAAGATGACAGCGCAGTGATGGATGGGCAGCGTCGGGTGGTTGGCGTTGACGAGTTGCATATCAAGGGCGCGCATAACCTTCTGAATGTGGCAGCATGTCTGACCATTGTGGCCGAGTTTTCTAAGCAGGATTATCGCAATGCTCTGGTGGCGATCAGGGCTTTTCCTGGATTGCCTCACCGTTGTCAGTGGGTAGGCAGTGTGAGTGGGGCGAGCTGGTTTAATGACTCGAAGGGAACCAATGTTGGCTCTACTGTGGCGGCTATCAAAGGGCTGAGCGATGGCGCGAAAGGTCGCTTAATGTTGATTGCTGGTGGTGATGCTAAGGGCGCTGATTTTACTGAGTTGAAAAGCGCGTTAGAGGGGCGTGTTACCAAAGCAGTGTTGTTTGGGCGTGATGCAAAAATACTCGCTGATGCTTTGCAAGGTGTTGCTGCTCTGAGCATTGTGGAAACAATGCAGCAGGCTGTGGAGATGCTGAAGGGCGAAGTTAAAGACGGTGATGTTGTGTTGTTTTCACCCGCATGCGCTTCATTTGATCAGTTTAAGAATTACGAAGATCGTGGTCGTCAGTTTGTCGCTGCAGTGTGCGCTGAGGAGGGAGCATGA
- the ftsW gene encoding putative lipid II flippase FtsW, with protein MILSDSLATQSNILSPRQWLMLLASMLMCIGLVLVASASMDMASLNYGSPFFFVQRHGVYLAAGIVVGCLVYQIPLAVWERSSGALLIVAYLLLALVLLPGIGRTVNGSTRWIQMGPVNIQVSEIVKVCALMYVSGYLVRRVEEVRSTLWGFLKPVMVLSVMVLLLLKQPDFGAVVVIMTSVFAMLFLAGVKVSHFSLVVFGSVGAAYALVASSEYRMKRVIGYIDPWADQYSSGYQLVQSLIAFGRGEWTGVGLGNSIQKLFYLPEAHTDFVFAVMAEEFGLLGNLLVIGLFLVLVVVALRIGREAEKLGKLFNAYLVYGLATLIGLQAMVNVGVASGLLPTKGLTLPFISYGGSSLIVMCVVLALIMRSDRENQMGDSESTRSGKDDTRSSKNSVGKRPAKRSGSNVKKEPVL; from the coding sequence ATGATCCTGTCTGATTCGCTAGCAACGCAATCGAATATATTGTCACCTCGGCAATGGCTGATGTTGCTTGCTTCGATGCTGATGTGTATTGGTTTAGTGCTTGTGGCTTCAGCCTCTATGGATATGGCATCTCTTAATTACGGTTCGCCTTTCTTTTTTGTGCAGCGTCACGGAGTCTATTTGGCTGCGGGTATCGTGGTAGGTTGTTTGGTTTACCAGATTCCATTAGCGGTATGGGAGCGTAGCAGTGGAGCGCTTTTGATAGTGGCGTATTTGCTGCTTGCCTTGGTGTTGTTGCCGGGTATTGGCCGCACTGTAAATGGTAGTACTCGCTGGATTCAAATGGGTCCGGTGAATATTCAGGTTTCCGAAATTGTTAAAGTGTGTGCATTGATGTATGTGTCAGGATACTTGGTGCGTCGTGTTGAGGAGGTTCGCAGTACCTTGTGGGGCTTTTTGAAACCGGTCATGGTGCTGTCGGTCATGGTTCTATTGTTATTAAAACAGCCAGACTTCGGTGCGGTTGTGGTGATAATGACATCTGTGTTTGCGATGCTTTTTCTAGCCGGGGTGAAAGTTTCTCACTTTTCGCTGGTTGTTTTTGGCAGCGTCGGTGCGGCGTACGCGTTAGTTGCATCTTCGGAATACAGAATGAAACGAGTAATTGGTTATATCGACCCTTGGGCGGATCAGTACTCGTCAGGATACCAGCTGGTTCAGAGTTTGATTGCATTTGGTCGGGGTGAGTGGACTGGTGTCGGGCTCGGCAATTCAATACAGAAACTTTTCTATCTGCCTGAGGCTCATACCGATTTTGTGTTCGCCGTAATGGCAGAAGAGTTTGGCCTGCTTGGCAATCTGTTGGTGATAGGCCTGTTCCTGGTGTTGGTTGTAGTTGCTTTAAGAATTGGGCGCGAGGCTGAGAAGTTAGGCAAGCTTTTTAATGCTTACTTGGTTTATGGGCTGGCCACTCTGATTGGGCTGCAAGCTATGGTGAATGTCGGTGTTGCCAGCGGGCTACTGCCTACAAAGGGCCTTACCTTACCCTTTATCAGTTATGGTGGCAGCAGCTTGATTGTGATGTGTGTTGTATTAGCGCTCATCATGCGGTCGGATCGGGAAAATCAGATGGGTGATTCGGAAAGCACCCGCTCAGGAAAAGACGATACACGCAGCAGTAAAAATAGCGTAGGTAAGAGGCCAGCCAAGAGAAGTGGCTCCAATGTGAAAAAGGAGCCGGTTCTATGA
- the murG gene encoding undecaprenyldiphospho-muramoylpentapeptide beta-N-acetylglucosaminyltransferase produces the protein MNANRKVGRVLVTAGGTGGHVFPALAAAKLFQRQGVEVRWIGTRQGIEADVVPKNDIKIEYLDVAGVRGQGVLRLLWAPLKIVKAVVEVMWIVRGFKPDLVLGMGGFVTGPTGVGVWLSGRPVFIHEQNAVAGFTNKVLARIATRVFQAFPGAFPASPKVELTGNPVRAEIVGMGEPVARYEQHQGAIRVLILGGSQGAVALNKLVPSALAAIKAELEFVVRHQCGAKNMEAATACYRDAGVDADVVPFIEDMADAYSWADIVICRSGALTVSELAAAGVASVLIPYPFAVDDHQTRNGEYLSFAGAARLVQQETLSETKLADLLKELLSDRNVLQDMARKARALAMTGATEKLVQRCMEVACDQ, from the coding sequence ATGAATGCTAACAGAAAGGTTGGCCGGGTATTGGTGACAGCGGGGGGAACCGGTGGGCATGTTTTTCCTGCATTGGCTGCCGCAAAGCTGTTCCAGCGTCAGGGTGTAGAGGTGCGATGGATCGGCACAAGGCAAGGCATTGAGGCAGATGTTGTGCCCAAGAACGATATTAAGATCGAATACCTGGATGTGGCTGGCGTGCGTGGTCAAGGGGTTCTGCGCCTGCTGTGGGCACCGCTTAAAATCGTCAAAGCTGTGGTCGAGGTTATGTGGATTGTACGCGGCTTTAAACCTGATCTGGTGCTAGGGATGGGTGGTTTTGTTACCGGGCCTACCGGCGTAGGCGTTTGGTTGAGTGGGCGCCCTGTTTTCATTCATGAGCAAAATGCTGTGGCGGGGTTTACCAACAAAGTTCTGGCAAGAATTGCTACACGAGTGTTCCAGGCTTTTCCTGGCGCTTTTCCTGCGAGCCCCAAAGTGGAGCTTACAGGTAACCCAGTGCGGGCAGAAATAGTAGGTATGGGTGAGCCAGTTGCCCGTTATGAACAGCATCAAGGGGCCATTCGGGTTTTGATTCTAGGTGGTAGTCAAGGTGCGGTTGCGCTGAATAAATTGGTGCCAAGTGCATTGGCAGCGATTAAAGCTGAGCTTGAGTTTGTGGTGCGGCATCAGTGTGGTGCAAAGAATATGGAGGCAGCGACCGCCTGTTATCGTGACGCTGGCGTTGATGCAGACGTTGTACCGTTTATTGAGGATATGGCAGATGCGTACAGTTGGGCTGATATTGTGATTTGTCGTTCGGGAGCGCTGACGGTTAGCGAGCTGGCAGCTGCGGGTGTTGCGTCGGTGTTGATTCCCTATCCATTTGCTGTCGATGATCATCAAACACGCAACGGTGAGTATTTAAGCTTTGCTGGTGCAGCGCGTTTGGTGCAGCAAGAAACACTAAGTGAAACGAAATTGGCGGATCTGTTGAAAGAGTTGTTGAGTGATCGAAACGTATTGCAGGATATGGCAAGGAAGGCACGTGCCTTAGCCATGACTGGTGCCACTGAGAAGCTGGTTCAGCGATGTATGGAGGTGGCCTGTGATCAGTAA
- the murC gene encoding UDP-N-acetylmuramate--L-alanine ligase → MSKKSISRMIEIPEMRRIRTIHFVGIGGAGMCGIAEVLLNQGYQITGSDIRASDTTERLEQLGAKVFIGHHQNNITQASVVVVSSAVKEDNPELVAAHELRIPVVPRAEMLGELMRYRHGIAVAGTHGKTTTTSLIASIMAEGELDPTFVIGGLLNSAGTNARLGDSRYFVAEADESDASFLHLQPMISVVTNIEADHMATYGGDFNRLKDTFIQFLHNLPFYGLAVMCIDDSVITSLLPQVARPVVTYGVSAEADVRAENIVMEGTRSNFDVVRKDHSGVLNVSLNIPGHHNVLNALAAIAVATDEGISDKAIVNALAKFQGVGRRFQLCDNIPCGDGFVTLVDDYGHHPTEVAATLNAARGAWPDRRIVMMYQPHRYSRTRDLYEDFVSVLSQVDLLLLMEVYSAGEDPMPGADGRSLSRSIRQRGAVDPIFVEDVQHIPQILKDVLLPGDVLITQGAGNVGAISTKLAASQLKEV, encoded by the coding sequence ATCAGTAAGAAATCCATATCCCGCATGATTGAGATACCTGAGATGCGTCGTATTCGTACGATCCATTTCGTCGGCATTGGTGGCGCGGGGATGTGCGGTATTGCTGAAGTGCTGTTAAATCAAGGCTACCAGATCACGGGAAGTGACATTCGTGCCAGTGATACCACTGAGCGTTTGGAGCAACTGGGAGCCAAGGTGTTTATTGGCCATCATCAAAATAACATTACTCAGGCCAGCGTGGTGGTGGTTTCTTCCGCAGTGAAGGAAGATAACCCCGAGCTGGTGGCAGCGCATGAGCTGCGAATTCCAGTGGTCCCCCGTGCTGAAATGCTGGGCGAATTGATGCGTTACCGACATGGCATTGCGGTAGCGGGTACTCATGGTAAAACCACCACCACCAGCCTGATTGCCTCCATCATGGCAGAGGGTGAATTGGATCCGACTTTTGTGATTGGTGGGTTGCTCAACAGTGCGGGTACCAACGCTCGGCTAGGTGATAGCCGCTACTTTGTAGCGGAAGCAGATGAGAGTGATGCATCATTCCTGCACCTGCAGCCGATGATATCTGTCGTGACCAATATCGAAGCGGATCACATGGCCACCTACGGAGGTGATTTCAATCGCTTAAAGGATACTTTTATCCAGTTTCTACACAATTTGCCTTTCTATGGTCTGGCTGTGATGTGTATTGATGACTCCGTGATTACCAGCTTGCTGCCGCAGGTAGCGCGTCCAGTGGTGACTTACGGCGTCAGTGCTGAAGCCGATGTGCGTGCAGAAAATATCGTAATGGAAGGCACTCGCTCCAATTTTGATGTTGTGCGCAAGGATCATTCCGGAGTGTTGAATGTTTCGTTGAATATTCCTGGTCATCACAACGTTCTTAATGCGCTTGCCGCCATTGCGGTTGCCACCGATGAAGGTATTTCCGATAAAGCCATCGTTAATGCGCTGGCAAAATTCCAAGGTGTCGGTCGTCGTTTCCAGCTTTGCGACAATATCCCTTGTGGCGATGGTTTTGTAACCCTGGTTGATGATTACGGTCATCACCCAACAGAGGTTGCCGCCACATTGAACGCAGCGCGGGGAGCCTGGCCTGACAGACGAATTGTCATGATGTATCAGCCGCATCGTTACAGTCGTACTCGCGATCTGTACGAGGATTTTGTCAGTGTATTGTCGCAGGTCGATCTGTTGCTGCTGATGGAAGTGTATTCCGCAGGTGAAGATCCTATGCCTGGTGCCGATGGCCGCAGTTTGAGTCGAAGCATTCGCCAGCGTGGTGCGGTTGATCCCATTTTTGTAGAGGATGTACAACACATTCCTCAGATTCTAAAAGACGTGTTGCTGCCAGGGGATGTGTTGATTACCCAAGGGGCAGGAAACGTAGGTGCTATTTCAACCAAACTGGCCGCCAGCCAGTTGAAAGAGGTGTAG
- a CDS encoding D-alanine--D-alanine ligase, producing the protein MSALATLGKIGVLYGGESAERAISLRSGHAVLAALQKLNANVVGIDVRFNEELFSQLANIDTAFIALHGRGGEDGVIQGVLEILSIPYTGSGVAASAIGMDKLRTKLIWAGLGLPTPEFRSVTRNDDLAGVLDSMGGAIMVKPPHEGSSIGMSRATTEAELVAAVDKALEHDDVILLERWVEGAEYTCAILANQALPVIRLKTPNQFYDFEAKYQSNTTEYLIPSGLSDEDEARLQQLSLQAFNAVGCKGWGRVDAMMDQNGSFWLLEVNTVPGMTDHSLVPMAAKAKGLSFEALVETIALAAKGIAS; encoded by the coding sequence ATGAGCGCATTGGCAACTTTAGGAAAAATTGGTGTGTTGTACGGCGGAGAGTCCGCCGAGCGGGCCATATCGTTGCGCAGTGGGCACGCAGTTCTTGCAGCGTTACAAAAGCTGAATGCCAATGTGGTGGGAATTGATGTGCGCTTCAACGAAGAGTTGTTTAGCCAACTGGCAAATATCGACACAGCCTTTATCGCATTACATGGTCGCGGCGGAGAAGATGGTGTTATTCAGGGGGTGTTGGAAATACTCAGTATTCCTTACACCGGAAGCGGAGTGGCTGCGTCTGCCATTGGCATGGATAAACTGCGAACCAAGTTGATTTGGGCAGGGCTGGGTTTGCCTACGCCCGAGTTCAGATCGGTTACGAGAAACGATGATCTGGCTGGAGTTTTGGATAGTATGGGTGGAGCCATCATGGTGAAGCCCCCGCACGAAGGTTCCAGCATTGGCATGTCTCGGGCGACTACCGAGGCCGAGTTAGTGGCTGCGGTGGATAAAGCTCTGGAGCATGATGATGTGATCTTGCTGGAGCGATGGGTTGAGGGCGCAGAATACACCTGTGCCATATTGGCGAATCAGGCATTACCGGTGATACGGTTGAAAACGCCGAATCAGTTTTATGATTTTGAGGCCAAATACCAGTCCAATACCACTGAATATTTAATTCCATCCGGGCTTAGTGATGAGGATGAGGCCCGATTGCAGCAATTAAGCCTGCAGGCATTTAACGCAGTTGGTTGCAAGGGGTGGGGGCGAGTAGATGCCATGATGGATCAAAATGGAAGTTTCTGGTTGCTTGAAGTTAATACGGTGCCAGGAATGACTGACCACAGTTTGGTACCAATGGCGGCCAAGGCCAAAGGATTGAGCTTTGAAGCGTTGGTTGAAACGATTGCATTGGCAGCCAAAGGTATCGCGTCGTGA
- a CDS encoding cell division protein FtsQ/DivIB: MTKDMPKAKKQTSTRKRSDSKSDGEVVRLVSWVLGLVFLCGSILAGRNALHGWFAQYPIQKISVLGELKNVDQSVLEQALSPYIADDFFTVDLEKLKETAESLTWIDYADARKEWPNTVIVYLQERIPVANWGKSEFLSVKGEIFSAEHVQPDVNLPTFIGKPDQATVIAERYSKMQSILREIGLSVSALELEDRISWKAQLDNGLTLVVDEKDSVEKLKRFTKLYGLFTEQQKLKLFRVDLRYENGLAIKWKKDDGDTDAA, encoded by the coding sequence GTGACAAAAGACATGCCTAAAGCCAAGAAACAAACCAGTACACGTAAACGGTCTGATTCCAAGTCCGATGGTGAAGTGGTTCGATTGGTTTCATGGGTGCTTGGGCTTGTTTTTCTTTGCGGTAGCATTCTTGCCGGTCGAAACGCGTTGCATGGTTGGTTTGCACAATACCCGATTCAGAAAATCAGCGTATTGGGAGAGCTGAAAAATGTCGATCAATCGGTTTTAGAGCAAGCTTTGTCACCGTACATTGCAGATGATTTTTTCACGGTTGATCTGGAAAAGTTAAAAGAAACGGCAGAGTCTTTAACCTGGATAGACTATGCAGATGCAAGAAAAGAATGGCCCAATACGGTGATTGTTTATCTTCAGGAACGCATTCCAGTGGCGAACTGGGGAAAAAGTGAATTTTTAAGTGTAAAAGGTGAAATATTTTCTGCAGAACACGTGCAGCCTGATGTAAATTTGCCTACTTTTATAGGCAAGCCTGATCAAGCTACGGTTATCGCAGAACGTTACAGCAAAATGCAGAGTATTTTGCGTGAGATTGGTCTTTCAGTAAGTGCTCTTGAATTGGAAGATCGAATTTCCTGGAAAGCGCAACTCGACAACGGACTGACCTTGGTCGTGGATGAAAAAGATAGTGTGGAGAAGCTCAAGCGGTTTACCAAACTATATGGATTGTTCACCGAACAACAAAAACTGAAATTGTTTAGAGTCGACTTGCGATACGAAAACGGACTGGCAATCAAGTGGAAGAAAGACGATGGTGACACAGACGCTGCGTAA
- the ftsA gene encoding cell division protein FtsA, with protein MGSRMIVGLDIGTTKVVAIVGQLKGDGHIDVVGIGSCPSRGLKKGVVVDIESTVQSIQRAVEEAELMAGCQIHSVYVGIAGSHIRSLNSHGIVAIRDREVTRADLERVIDAAQAVPIPADQKVLHILPQEYIIDSQEGIKEPMGMSGVRLESKVHLVTCAVNAAQNIERCVRRCGLEVEDIILEQLASAYAVLTDDEKELGVCMVDIGGGTTDIAVFTEGSIRHTAVIPIAGDQVTNDIAMALRTPTEHANDIKIKYACCLTQLAGPDETIKVASVGDRPPRELSRQALAEVVEPRYDELFSLVQAELRRSGYEDLIAAGIVLTGGSSKMEGAVELAEEIFHMPVRLASPQAVTGLVEMVRNPMYSTGVGLLKYGQKQVASGATQPKVAVVDQPGLMDKMKTWIKGNF; from the coding sequence ATGGGTAGCCGTATGATTGTAGGGCTCGATATTGGTACCACAAAAGTGGTCGCCATTGTCGGTCAGCTTAAAGGAGATGGTCATATAGACGTGGTGGGAATAGGGTCCTGTCCGTCTCGTGGCCTGAAGAAGGGCGTAGTAGTGGATATTGAATCCACCGTCCAGTCCATTCAGCGTGCAGTTGAAGAGGCAGAGCTGATGGCTGGTTGTCAGATTCACTCGGTCTATGTCGGTATTGCAGGCAGCCACATTCGCAGCTTGAACAGTCATGGTATTGTTGCCATTCGCGATCGCGAAGTGACCAGGGCCGATCTGGAGCGTGTTATTGACGCCGCCCAAGCGGTGCCTATCCCGGCTGACCAAAAGGTTCTGCATATATTGCCCCAGGAATACATTATTGATTCTCAGGAAGGCATCAAAGAACCCATGGGCATGTCTGGCGTTCGCCTGGAATCGAAGGTGCACCTGGTTACCTGTGCCGTTAATGCTGCCCAGAACATTGAACGTTGCGTGCGTCGGTGCGGATTGGAAGTGGAAGACATCATTCTTGAGCAGCTAGCATCCGCTTACGCCGTTTTAACCGATGATGAGAAGGAATTAGGTGTTTGTATGGTGGATATTGGTGGCGGCACCACTGACATTGCCGTATTCACCGAAGGTTCCATTCGACATACCGCGGTGATTCCTATTGCCGGTGATCAGGTAACCAATGATATTGCGATGGCGTTGCGAACACCCACTGAGCATGCCAACGACATCAAAATTAAATACGCCTGCTGCTTGACTCAGCTGGCAGGGCCCGATGAAACCATAAAAGTAGCCAGTGTGGGGGATCGCCCGCCCCGCGAGTTGTCGCGTCAGGCGCTGGCTGAGGTGGTGGAGCCTCGTTACGACGAGTTGTTTTCGCTGGTTCAGGCTGAGCTGCGTCGTTCCGGTTATGAGGATCTGATTGCCGCAGGCATCGTGCTCACTGGTGGCTCTTCCAAAATGGAAGGTGCGGTAGAGCTGGCGGAAGAAATATTTCATATGCCGGTGCGCTTGGCGTCACCTCAGGCGGTTACCGGTTTGGTGGAGATGGTAAGGAATCCGATGTACTCAACGGGCGTAGGCCTGTTGAAGTATGGACAGAAACAAGTGGCCAGTGGTGCAACGCAGCCTAAAGTTGCGGTAGTGGATCAACCGGGCCTCATGGATAAGATGAAAACCTGGATAAAAGGCAACTTCTAA